The following are encoded together in the Macrobrachium rosenbergii isolate ZJJX-2024 chromosome 21, ASM4041242v1, whole genome shotgun sequence genome:
- the LOC136849823 gene encoding uncharacterized protein — protein sequence MTPAPESFYRSQQQLAAAMILPHAEVTKFCGDHLEYASFMLAFNDRIVPHTTSDSNRLYLNQHLEGKPESLIAGCMFMDASEGYIEAKRLLDKVYGDPYKVSMAYIDKLSKWPQVRGDSSESLHEYALYLVKCNHTMQSLSNMQVLNDSQTFRG from the coding sequence ATGACACCCGCCCCAGAGTCATTCTATCGAAGTCAGCAACAGTTAGCAGCGGCTATGATTCTGCCTCATGCTGAGGTGACCAAGTTTTGTGGTGATCATCTTGAATATGCATCATTTATGCTGGCATTTAATGACCGCATCGTGCCACACACCACATCGGACTCCAACAGGCTGTACTTAAATCAGCATTTAGAAGGAAAGCCTGAGTCACTCATAGCTGGGTGCATGTTTATGGATGCTTCTGAGGGATACATTGAAGCAAAAAGGCTTCTGGATAAAGTGTATGGAGATCCATACAAGGTTTCCATGGCATACATAGACAAGTTGAGCAAGTGGCCACAAGTGAGAGGTGATAGCAGCGAATCACTGCATGAATATGCTTTGTATCTTGTGAAGTGTAATCATACCATGCAGTCATTGTCAAATATGCAGGTTTTAAATGACTCTCAAACCTTCAGAGGGTGA
- the LOC136849825 gene encoding uncharacterized protein — protein sequence MAVHIFGAISSPSIANTALKATGDKADENDASTVGYGDAAYLVLHDGNQVQSSLVMRKSRVFPERVVTIPRLELTAATVSVKVAQHILKELEFTVDSVVYYTDSTTVLHYIHSNTKRFPVFVANRVRVIRDYSQPEQWRYVSSNDNPADVASRGISVHQLLQYDKWFHCPSFIASDCLFSQEYVYADCDGESEHVSAVTTSEECHGFTRLIEYYSSWSRLQKAVSIFQQLKSILRGKRKGYATTDAERAIIMYVQQKAFGDEVKALSRELSVSKSSPIYKLDPFLDSEDGLLKVGGRIRKSDIHSLPDIPYYYQRSIM from the exons ATGGCTGTTCACATTTTCGGAGCAATCTCCTCACCAAGTATTGCAAATACTGCACTGAAGGCCACGGGAGACAAAGCAGATGAGAA TGATGCAAGTACAGTTGGTTATGGTGATGCAGCATATCTTGTTCTTCATGATGGAAACCAAGTTCAGTCAAGCCTTGTCATGAGAAAATCAAGAGTATTTCCAGAAAGGGTGGTAACTATACCTAGGTTAGAACTTACAGCTGCAACTGTGTCTGTCAAGGTTGCTCAACACATCCTGAAGGAGTTGGAGTTTACTGTTGACAGTGTTGTGTACTATACAGATTCAACAACAGTCCTTCACTATATTCATAGCAACACAAAAAGGTTCCCTGTGTTTGTGGCCAATAGAGTCAGAGTTATAAGGGACTACTCTCAACCTGAGCAATGGAGATATGTAAGCTCCAATGATAACCCTGCTGATGTAGCATCAAGAGGTATTAGTGTACATCAGTTATTGCAGTATGACAAATGGTTTCATTGTCCATCATTCATTGCATCTGATTGTTTGTTTTCCCAGGAGTATGTGTACGCAGATTGTGATGGTGAGAGTGAACATGTGTCTGCAGTCACAACTTCTGAAGAATGTCATGGGTTTACaagattgattgaatattactcttCATGGTCGAGGTTACAAAAGGCAGTTTCTATATTTCAACAATTGAAGTCAATCCTTAGAGGTAAAAGGAAAGGTTATGCAACCACTGATGCTGAAAGGGCAATCATAATGTATGTTCAACAGAAGGCGTTTGGTGATGAAGTGAAGGCTTTATCAAGGGAATTGTCTGTTAGCAAGAGTAGCCCTATATATAAGCTTGATCCCTTTCTTGATTCTGAAGATGGCTTATTGAAGGTTGGAGGTAGGATAAGAAAATCTGATATTCACAGTCTGCCAGACATCCCATACTATTACCAAAGAAGCATCATGTGA
- the LOC136849828 gene encoding uncharacterized protein translates to MADLPADRLEPSPPFSNVGIDFFGPYYIKEGRKELKRYGVIFTCLVSRSVHIETANTLQSDSFINALRRFVSRRGHPKVIRCDNGTNFHGAEKELKAALGEMEEKKIETYLLHHHIEWKFNPPAASHMGGCWECQIRTVRKVLSALLKEFGERLNDESLRTLLCEVEIIINSRPLTTVSDSVDDLEPLTPNHLLIPKSYVVPPPGLFQKDDVYMRKRWRCIQYLTNLFWSRFRKEYLSTLQTRQKWNEPRRNLIVGDVVLVKSDIEPRNRWPMGRAIEVHPDDKGTIRSAKIKTLSSVIVRPIQKLVLLVKG, encoded by the coding sequence ATGGCTGATCTTCCAGCAGACCGATTGGAACCTTCGCCACCATTCAGTAATGTTGGCATTGACTTCTTTGGACCATATTACatcaaagaaggaagaaaagagttAAAGAGGTATGGTGTCATATTTACCTGCTTGGTTAGTAGGTCAGTTCATATTGAAACAGCAAACACCTTACAATCTGATTCCTTCATAAATGCTTTGCGAAGATTTGTTTCTCGAAGAGGTCATCCCAAGGTTATCAGATGTGATAATGGAACCAACTTCCATGGGGCTGAGAAAGAACTTAAGGCAGCTCTCGgcgagatggaggaaaagaagattgagaCATATTTGTTGCATCATCATATTGAATGGAAATTTAATCCACCTGCAGCAAGCCACATGGGTGGTTGTTGGGAGTGCCAAATCAGAACAGTTAGAAAAGTGTTGTCTGCACTGCTGAAGGAATTTGGCGAAAGGCTAAACGATGAAAGTTTACGGACTCTGCTTTGTGAGGTCGAGATTATCATAAATTCAAGACCGTTAACCACGGTAAGTGATAGTGTCGATGACCTTGAGCCACTAACTCCAAACCATTTGTTGATTCCAAAATCTTATGTAGTCCCTCCCCCTGGTTTGTTTCAAAAGGATGATGTTTACATGAGGAAAAGGTGGAGATGTATTCAATATCTGACCAACCTGTTTTGGTCAAGATTTAGAAAGGAATATTTGAGTACTTTACAGACGAGACAAAAGTGGAATGAACCAAGAAGAAATTTAATTGTTGGTGATGTGGTCTTGGTAAAGAGTGACATTGAACCAAGGAATCGATGGCCAATGGGACGAGCAATAGAAGTACACCCTGATGACAAAGGAACAATCCGCAGTGCCAAGATTAAGACACTTTCTTCAGTTATTGTCCGTCCTATTCAGAAGCTGGTGTTATTAGTTAAAGGCTAG